One region of Mucilaginibacter gotjawali genomic DNA includes:
- a CDS encoding DUF808 family protein yields MASGFFAVLDDIGALMDDVAVSAKVAAGKTTAILGDDLAVNAEKATGFLSSRELPVLWSITKGSLVNKLIIVPVALLLNVFFPVAIKAILISGGLYLAYEGVEKIIEYFFHRSKAGHQVAATNESNAKDAEKAKVKSAIMTDFILSIEIVIIALGTVLEKGLVIQIITVSVIAVLATIGVYGIVAIIVRMDDAGYKLIKRFHNKGFFSALGVLLVKSLPVIIKILAITGTIALILVSGGIFTHHIAYLHHIFPGLPAVIKNVAFGLTAGLMVVAALTGGKKIFYTLKGNSAP; encoded by the coding sequence ATGGCATCAGGTTTTTTTGCGGTTTTGGATGATATAGGAGCGTTGATGGATGATGTTGCGGTGTCAGCTAAAGTTGCAGCGGGTAAAACTACGGCCATATTAGGCGATGACCTGGCGGTGAACGCAGAAAAAGCTACCGGATTTTTATCTTCACGGGAATTGCCTGTGCTGTGGTCTATTACAAAAGGCTCTTTAGTTAATAAGCTTATTATTGTTCCTGTAGCTTTATTATTAAATGTGTTTTTCCCGGTAGCTATTAAAGCCATCTTAATTTCAGGCGGGCTTTATTTGGCATATGAGGGAGTTGAGAAAATAATAGAATACTTTTTTCATCGGTCAAAAGCAGGCCACCAGGTAGCTGCAACAAACGAATCAAATGCTAAGGATGCCGAAAAAGCAAAAGTTAAATCTGCTATAATGACCGACTTCATTCTTTCCATCGAGATTGTAATTATTGCATTGGGAACTGTTCTGGAAAAGGGCCTGGTCATACAGATCATAACTGTTTCGGTGATTGCGGTTCTGGCAACGATAGGCGTTTATGGCATCGTTGCGATTATTGTGAGAATGGATGATGCCGGCTATAAATTGATCAAACGTTTTCATAACAAGGGCTTTTTTTCAGCACTTGGTGTTTTATTAGTTAAATCGTTGCCTGTTATTATCAAAATTCTGGCCATCACCGGAACAATCGCATTAATTTTAGTTTCGGGCGGAATTTTCACGCATCATATTGCATATCTCCATCATATTTTTCCGGGCCTGCCGGCGGTCATCAAAAACGTTGCGTTTGGGTTAACTGCCGGACTAATGGTGGTAGCTGCGCTAACAGGCGGTAAAAAGATATTTTATACATTGAAGGGTAATTCTGCACCATAA
- a CDS encoding AI-2E family transporter → MTIKPYPFYIKATAVLIGLYYLVNILNLLSGILIPFAFAVLFSVLLNPVYSRLLRFKMPRALAVTLTVLVGISCTALIGYLLSTQVAQFGQSFPILKVRYGQMTDSLEHWISFKFGVSIQKQVLFFKNAIDSSQAAIASILGTVFGTLSLLLIIPIYVFMLLLYKNLILNFLYEVFLEEHSKRVGEVLAQTKSAIQSYIVGLLVEMVIVSSLNSLALFVIGIKYAILLGVIGGIINILPYIGGFVAILLPVIIATVTKDGYSAQVEVIVAYLLIQFVDSNIIFPRFVSIKVQINALVSLLAVFLGNLLWGIAGMFLMLPIVAVLKIIFDRVEDLKPWGKLLGDEVPVYHMGQVWGRRGRKKKAVAGQPLSVSDPS, encoded by the coding sequence ATGACTATAAAACCCTACCCTTTTTATATTAAAGCAACCGCAGTGCTTATCGGCTTATATTACCTGGTAAACATTCTTAACCTGCTGAGCGGAATATTAATACCCTTTGCCTTTGCCGTCCTGTTCTCGGTATTGCTTAACCCTGTTTACAGCCGCTTACTGCGTTTTAAAATGCCGCGTGCACTGGCGGTAACGCTAACGGTATTAGTCGGTATCAGCTGCACAGCGCTCATCGGCTATTTGCTGAGCACCCAGGTAGCCCAGTTCGGGCAATCCTTCCCCATACTAAAAGTACGGTACGGACAGATGACGGACAGCCTGGAGCATTGGATCAGTTTCAAGTTCGGGGTGTCTATTCAAAAACAGGTGTTATTTTTTAAAAACGCCATTGACAGCAGCCAGGCCGCTATCGCCAGTATTTTGGGCACCGTGTTTGGTACCCTCAGTTTGCTGCTTATTATCCCCATTTATGTGTTTATGCTGCTGCTATATAAAAACCTGATCCTTAACTTCCTGTACGAGGTATTCCTGGAAGAACATTCCAAACGTGTGGGCGAGGTGCTTGCGCAAACCAAATCAGCCATTCAAAGCTATATTGTAGGCCTGCTGGTGGAAATGGTGATCGTTTCGTCGCTCAATTCGCTGGCCTTGTTTGTCATCGGCATTAAATATGCTATCTTATTAGGGGTCATCGGCGGCATCATCAATATCTTGCCTTATATCGGCGGTTTTGTTGCCATTCTGTTACCGGTTATCATTGCAACAGTTACTAAAGACGGCTATTCGGCACAGGTGGAAGTGATAGTAGCCTACCTGCTTATTCAATTTGTGGACAGCAACATAATTTTTCCGCGTTTTGTGTCCATTAAAGTGCAAATCAACGCGCTGGTATCTTTGCTGGCCGTATTTTTAGGAAACCTGTTATGGGGTATTGCCGGCATGTTTTTAATGCTGCCGATTGTGGCCGTGCTAAAGATCATCTTCGACAGGGTAGAAGACCTGAAACCCTGGGGTAAACTGCTTGGCGACGAAGTTCCTGTTTACCACATGGGCCAGGTTTGGGGCCGCCGTGGAAGGAAGAAGAAAGCCGTTGCTGGCCAACCACTCTCCGTATCAGATCCTTCCTGA
- a CDS encoding IPT/TIG domain-containing protein, whose product MKFHVKSLLLMFGLLILLFAISCSKKAQDVPGSQNNLSITGISKSSGAYNANIIITGTGFSTDPAANKVTFNGKPGTVTAATTTSLTATVPKGAGTGKVGLTVGSNTVVGPAFTYVYTATVSTLAGSGRDTVVDGTGVNASFHGMWAIASDSKGNIYAPDPQANVIRKVTPAGVVTTFAGSGQLGYADGKGRAASFGTPQGVVVDSADNVFVTDCYYKSIRKITPDGTVTTLVNKNGTFVLMEAFTIDEHNNMYLADFNTLYKITPGGVVSPLVGVYGPVLGLAVDHNGVVYRSGGTGIFSINMAGGSLRIYAGNEQGTGYADGPAQLAKFYYPSGLVFDKAGNLFVADTDNWLVREITTDGNVITVAGKQPIGYPPIDGPASVATFYAPFGITIDPQGNLYIQDELHEIRKITFE is encoded by the coding sequence ATGAAGTTCCATGTAAAGAGTTTGTTATTGATGTTTGGCCTGTTGATCTTGCTATTCGCTATTTCGTGCAGTAAAAAAGCGCAGGATGTCCCAGGTTCACAAAATAATTTATCGATAACCGGTATCAGCAAAAGTTCAGGCGCTTATAACGCCAATATCATTATTACCGGCACTGGTTTCAGCACCGACCCGGCCGCCAATAAGGTTACCTTTAACGGTAAGCCTGGTACCGTTACAGCCGCTACTACTACATCACTTACAGCCACTGTACCAAAAGGCGCGGGCACCGGTAAAGTTGGTTTGACTGTTGGCAGCAATACGGTTGTAGGCCCGGCTTTCACTTATGTTTATACGGCGACGGTAAGCACGCTGGCCGGCAGCGGTCGCGATACCGTTGTTGACGGAACTGGGGTTAATGCCTCCTTCCATGGTATGTGGGCGATCGCTTCAGATAGTAAAGGTAATATCTATGCCCCCGACCCGCAAGCCAATGTGATCCGTAAGGTTACGCCCGCAGGCGTAGTGACAACCTTTGCGGGCAGCGGCCAATTGGGTTACGCTGATGGCAAAGGCCGTGCGGCCAGCTTTGGCACCCCGCAGGGCGTTGTGGTAGATAGCGCCGACAATGTGTTTGTTACGGACTGCTATTATAAATCGATAAGAAAAATCACCCCTGATGGTACCGTTACAACACTGGTAAATAAAAATGGCACCTTCGTGTTAATGGAAGCATTTACTATTGATGAGCACAATAACATGTACCTGGCAGATTTTAATACTTTATATAAAATAACCCCGGGTGGGGTTGTGAGCCCGTTAGTTGGTGTTTACGGCCCTGTGTTAGGCCTGGCAGTGGACCATAATGGCGTTGTTTACCGATCAGGCGGTACCGGCATTTTTTCCATAAATATGGCAGGAGGGTCATTACGTATTTATGCAGGCAACGAACAGGGAACCGGCTACGCGGACGGGCCTGCCCAATTGGCTAAGTTTTATTATCCCAGCGGGCTGGTTTTTGACAAAGCAGGCAACCTGTTTGTGGCTGATACTGATAATTGGCTGGTACGGGAGATTACTACCGACGGAAACGTGATCACAGTGGCAGGAAAGCAACCGATAGGATACCCCCCGATAGACGGCCCGGCCAGTGTTGCGACGTTTTATGCCCCTTTTGGCATAACAATCGATCCCCAGGGTAACCTTTATATACAGGACGAACTGCATGAGATCAGAAAAATCACATTTGAATAG
- a CDS encoding Crp/Fnr family transcriptional regulator: MLDETTEMELLRAAMCSTGMKTEAFDLSLPHWKLKQYKKGEFYNEYKNVCKHLGFVISGVFRIYRVNENTGEEKNMLFFTDHQFVTSFTSFFSQTACEYYTEAMTDSYILYIHIDHLNGLYGQSHQWERFGRMIAETAFHEVMRSTEGFLFKTPEDRYRDMMEKHPNIFNSVPLYHIASYLGIRGPSLSRIRKRLVGK; the protein is encoded by the coding sequence ATGTTAGACGAGACAACAGAGATGGAATTGTTACGTGCGGCAATGTGCTCCACCGGCATGAAAACGGAAGCATTTGATCTGTCATTGCCGCATTGGAAATTAAAGCAGTATAAAAAAGGCGAGTTTTATAACGAATATAAAAATGTTTGCAAACACCTCGGGTTCGTCATCAGCGGTGTGTTCAGGATCTATCGCGTAAATGAAAATACGGGTGAAGAAAAAAATATGCTTTTTTTTACCGACCATCAATTTGTCACCTCGTTCACCAGCTTCTTTAGTCAAACCGCTTGCGAATATTATACCGAAGCAATGACGGACTCCTATATTTTATATATCCATATCGATCATCTGAACGGGCTTTACGGGCAGTCACATCAATGGGAGCGGTTTGGCAGGATGATTGCTGAAACTGCTTTTCATGAGGTAATGCGAAGTACCGAAGGCTTCTTATTTAAAACCCCCGAAGACCGGTACCGGGATATGATGGAGAAACACCCTAATATTTTTAATTCAGTACCGTTGTATCACATTGCCTCGTACCTGGGCATCCGGGGGCCTTCGCTAAGCCGCATCCGCAAAAGATTGGTTGGTAAATAA
- a CDS encoding alpha/beta fold hydrolase — protein MKTAILAMALSVIGFTTQAQKTNNKNSATIVLVHGAWSDATAWQAVEPLLKAQGHEVIAVNLPGHGSDATSFAGINLQSYVDAVKNAIGDRKNVVLVGHSMAGIVISQVAEEIPGQIKELVYLAAYLPQNGESLLSLAKQDADSHIGKYLQIDQATGSANVSKEGVIDVFAADAPAQIGNYLAGNIKPEPLAPLATPVTLTDGKFGRVKKVYIHTTDDHAVSFTLQKIMVKNNGHISKEYSLPSSHTPFISIPDKLATILLMELK, from the coding sequence ATGAAAACAGCAATATTAGCAATGGCATTGAGTGTAATAGGATTTACAACTCAGGCCCAAAAAACAAACAACAAAAATTCGGCAACCATAGTCCTTGTTCATGGCGCCTGGTCTGATGCAACAGCCTGGCAGGCTGTTGAGCCCTTATTAAAAGCACAGGGACATGAAGTGATTGCCGTTAACCTGCCGGGCCACGGCAGCGACGCAACTTCATTCGCAGGCATTAACTTACAATCCTATGTGGATGCTGTAAAAAACGCAATTGGCGACAGAAAAAATGTAGTTTTAGTGGGGCACAGTATGGCAGGTATAGTAATTAGCCAGGTAGCTGAGGAGATCCCCGGTCAAATTAAAGAATTGGTTTACCTGGCTGCTTACTTACCGCAAAACGGCGAAAGCTTATTATCACTTGCCAAACAGGATGCAGACAGCCATATTGGCAAATATTTACAAATAGACCAGGCCACTGGTTCGGCGAATGTTTCAAAAGAGGGTGTTATAGATGTATTTGCCGCTGATGCTCCGGCGCAAATCGGCAATTATTTGGCCGGCAATATTAAACCCGAGCCATTGGCGCCCCTTGCAACACCTGTTACCTTAACCGATGGGAAATTCGGCAGGGTTAAGAAGGTTTATATCCACACTACAGATGACCATGCGGTTAGCTTTACACTCCAAAAAATAATGGTGAAAAATAACGGCCATATCAGTAAAGAATATTCATTGCCCAGCAGCCATACCCCTTTTATATCGATACCCGATAAATTAGCGACTATTTTGTTGATGGAATTAAAATAA
- a CDS encoding SDR family NAD(P)-dependent oxidoreductase → MDKLKDKVAVITGGNSGIGFGIAEAFKNEGAKGVIVGRNQETLDSAVAKLGGSFIAINADVTNLADLERVFAATAGRFGKIDVVVANAGAGTVGTVATIGEADFDKAIDLNLKSVYFTVNKALPHMNDGGSVILIGSNAAHRAYPSFTLYGAAKAAVIYLAKGFSSDLLDRKIRANVITPGTTDTPAFDKFVPAAQIEGVKKHFASQMPIGRIGQPSDIGNTAVFLASDDSSFMLGAELLVDGGMSYLAK, encoded by the coding sequence ATGGATAAATTAAAAGATAAGGTTGCTGTGATTACAGGCGGTAATAGCGGTATCGGGTTTGGTATTGCTGAAGCATTTAAAAATGAAGGCGCTAAGGGCGTTATCGTCGGCAGAAACCAGGAGACCCTGGATAGTGCTGTGGCTAAGCTTGGAGGTAGTTTTATTGCCATAAATGCCGATGTAACCAACCTTGCCGACCTGGAAAGAGTATTTGCAGCGACAGCAGGAAGATTTGGTAAAATAGATGTGGTTGTAGCCAATGCTGGTGCCGGAACTGTAGGAACTGTGGCAACTATTGGCGAAGCCGACTTTGACAAAGCAATTGATCTGAACCTGAAAAGCGTTTACTTCACGGTGAATAAAGCATTACCCCATATGAATGATGGTGGTTCTGTTATTTTGATCGGGTCAAATGCTGCCCACCGGGCCTATCCGTCATTTACGCTGTATGGTGCTGCCAAAGCGGCTGTGATCTATTTGGCAAAAGGATTTTCAAGCGACCTTTTAGACAGAAAGATCAGGGCAAATGTGATAACACCTGGTACAACGGATACACCGGCGTTTGACAAGTTTGTTCCCGCAGCACAAATTGAAGGTGTAAAAAAACACTTTGCAAGTCAAATGCCGATAGGCCGGATCGGGCAACCATCTGACATTGGTAATACAGCAGTTTTTCTTGCATCCGACGATTCTTCGTTTATGCTTGGTGCCGAACTCCTTGTTGATGGTGGCATGAGCTATTTGGCTAAATAA
- a CDS encoding winged helix-turn-helix transcriptional regulator — protein MKDERFCNSNCPFTRAIGTIGNKWKPIIINVIGTRTIRFGQLDAIVPHISRKVLTEQLKELEEDGLLERLAYKELPPRVEYKLSEKGLAFLPILESIKEWNCKYEVALTPKETDRVTYAE, from the coding sequence ATGAAAGACGAAAGATTTTGCAATTCGAATTGCCCGTTTACGAGAGCTATTGGCACTATTGGTAATAAATGGAAGCCGATAATTATAAATGTAATTGGCACCCGTACCATTCGTTTTGGTCAGTTAGATGCGATAGTACCACACATTTCAAGGAAAGTACTGACCGAACAACTCAAAGAGTTGGAAGAAGACGGACTATTGGAAAGATTGGCCTATAAGGAGCTACCGCCCAGGGTAGAATATAAGTTATCTGAAAAAGGCTTAGCTTTTTTGCCAATTCTAGAAAGTATAAAAGAATGGAATTGCAAATATGAAGTAGCTTTAACACCCAAAGAGACTGATAGAGTAACTTATGCCGAATAG
- a CDS encoding tyrosine-type recombinase/integrase: MKNISHPENTESESPALKNATYIRLQAGFGEWMRILNFEQGSQRSMPKLLTGFLCFLERQDCNQVSRVQETQLSAYLEELQDKTGRNGQGLSLNYVRKHLQVIRKFSRYLAETGQESFTASLKIKGKSTNIKSILTLQEIGGLYSAVQDNTLGLRDKAMLALYYGCGLRKQEGISLNTVDVLLDKDLIHVRKGKGYKARYVPISGQQKTDLENYLNYGRPYLQNLHRKEEALLLSLRGQRMSGATMFGRLQKLKTEAGIPKPIGLHTLRHSIATHLLNSGMKLEQIQRLFVFAGSLEKDPALDAQLRK; this comes from the coding sequence ATGAAAAACATAAGCCACCCTGAAAATACTGAAAGCGAAAGCCCTGCACTAAAGAACGCTACCTATATCCGTTTACAGGCAGGTTTCGGCGAGTGGATGCGCATATTGAACTTTGAACAAGGCAGCCAGCGAAGTATGCCCAAACTCCTGACCGGTTTTCTTTGCTTTCTGGAAAGGCAGGATTGCAACCAGGTTAGCCGGGTGCAGGAAACACAGCTATCGGCCTACCTCGAAGAATTGCAGGATAAAACAGGGCGCAACGGGCAGGGTTTGAGTTTGAACTATGTCCGCAAGCATTTACAGGTGATCCGCAAGTTCAGCCGTTACCTGGCCGAAACCGGGCAGGAAAGCTTTACCGCAAGCCTGAAGATCAAAGGCAAAAGCACCAATATCAAAAGCATACTGACCTTACAGGAGATTGGCGGGCTTTATAGTGCCGTACAAGATAATACTTTAGGGTTGAGGGATAAAGCGATGTTGGCACTTTACTATGGCTGCGGGCTGCGCAAGCAGGAAGGGATAAGCCTGAATACGGTTGATGTCCTGCTGGATAAAGACCTGATACACGTTCGTAAGGGCAAAGGTTACAAAGCGAGGTACGTGCCAATTTCCGGCCAGCAAAAGACCGACCTGGAAAACTATCTGAACTATGGCCGTCCCTACCTGCAAAATCTTCACCGGAAAGAAGAAGCTTTGCTATTGAGCCTCCGGGGACAGCGCATGAGCGGGGCCACAATGTTTGGGCGGCTGCAAAAACTAAAAACAGAGGCAGGTATTCCTAAACCTATCGGCCTGCATACCCTGCGGCACAGCATCGCTACCCATTTGTTGAATTCCGGTATGAAACTGGAACAGATCCAGCGGCTTTTTGTCTTCGCAGGGTCTCTTGAAAAGGACCCTGCGCTGGATGCTCAATTGAGGAAGTAA
- a CDS encoding helix-turn-helix domain-containing protein: MGIGNRIKELRNQKKLTQAELAAMVGLTYIQIGRYEIGKSVPSSDVLQKLAPALDTTSDYLINGSHDEAIAAQLTDRELLKQFKEVELLSPEDKHLVKTFIDAFLTKRHIQELVK, encoded by the coding sequence ATGGGTATTGGAAATCGTATAAAAGAACTACGCAATCAAAAAAAATTGACACAGGCGGAACTGGCCGCGATGGTGGGCCTGACCTATATTCAGATTGGCCGGTATGAAATAGGGAAATCCGTACCATCATCCGATGTACTGCAAAAGCTTGCGCCAGCATTGGATACCACAAGTGATTATTTGATAAACGGCAGTCATGATGAGGCCATAGCAGCGCAATTAACTGACCGGGAACTGCTAAAGCAATTTAAAGAAGTAGAATTGCTAAGCCCCGAGGATAAGCACCTGGTCAAGACTTTTATTGATGCTTTTCTCACCAAAAGGCATATCCAGGAATTGGTCAAGTAA